A single Mangifera indica cultivar Alphonso chromosome 20, CATAS_Mindica_2.1, whole genome shotgun sequence DNA region contains:
- the LOC123204721 gene encoding uncharacterized protein LOC123204721 codes for MLGTYLQFDHVRGVDRFYMPVKARKNQNRKQKQETVEKSDEKEILSPKYTKDSAVKRSISSDVSVSVSVPESSVVSVSNLDRFLKFTTPRVPAQYLSKTTVRGCGTCDIESQPYFTLGDLWESFKEWSVYGAGVPLVFDQSDCVIQYYVPYLSGIQLYGESTQSNAKPRKSVEDRDGEYYRDSSSHGSSDYEFERGMKFSSVQQGCYNLTNDVPPRIGSFSRSEENSAMQEGFSSDDGESGSYQGSLLFEYLEQDTPYSREPLADKISDLSRRFPGLKTLKSCDLLPVSWIAVAWYPIYRIPMGPTLKDLDACFLTYHSLSTPLRGSGNSQAPVMIDPSEFGDVAKILIPIFGMASYKFKGPMWTQNGVRENSLMQAAENWLRQLHVNHPDFQFFASHGMYHK; via the exons ATGTTGGGGACTTATTTGCAGTTTGACCATGTACGTGGTGTGGATCGGTTTTACATGCCCGTGAAGGCAAGAAAGAATCAGAATCGAAAGCAGAAACAAGAAACTGTAGAAAAAagtgatgaaaaagaaattttgtcaCCGAAGTACACCAAAGACAGTGCTGTGAAGCGTTCAATTTCAAGTGACGTTTCAGTTTCAGTTTCCGTACCTGAGTCCTCTGTTGTCTCTGTTAGTAACCTTGATAGATTCTTGAAATTCACTACGCCTAGAGTCCCGGCTCAGTACTTATCTAAG ACAACAGTGAGAGGGTGCGGAACTTGTGATATAGAGTCTCAACCATACTTCACTTTGGGTGATCTATGGGAGTCGTTTAAGGAATGGAGTGTGTATGGTGCTGGAGTTCCTCTGGTATTTGATCAGAGTGATTGTGTTATTCAATACTATGTCCCTTATCTATCGGGAATCCAATTATATGGTGAATCAACTCAGTCAAACGCTAAGCCAAG GAAATCTGTAGAGGACAGAGATGGTGAGTACTACAGGGACTCAAGTAGCCATGGAAGCAGTGATTACGAATTTGAAAGAGGCATGAAATTTTCAAGTGTGCAGCAGGGTTGCTATAATCTAACAAATGATGTCCCTCCTAGAATAGGCAGTTTTTCAAGAAGTGAAGAAAACAGCGCAATGCAAGAAGGTTTTTCAAGTGATGATGGAGAATCTGGGAGTTATCAAGGCAGCCTTTTGTTTGAATATCTTGAGCAGGATACTCCTTATAGCCGTGAACCACTAGCTGATAAG ATATCAGATCTATCAAGGCGATTCCCTGGGCTGAAGACATTAAAAAGTTGTGATTTGCTGCCTGTCAGTTGGATAGCTGTGGCATG GTATCCTATATACAGAATACCTATGGGGCCAACTTTAAAAGATTTGGATGCTTGCTTTCTGACATACCATTCCCTTTCCACTCCTTTGAGAG GAAGCGGAAATAGCCAGGCTCCAGTCATGATCGATCCTAGTGAGTTTGGCGACGTCGCAAAGATTTTGATACCTATTTTTGGAATGGCTTCATACAAATTCAAAGGACCAATGTGGACGCAAAATGGAGTAAGGGAGAATTCCCTCATGCAGGCTGCAGAAAACTGGCTTAGACAGCTTCATGTTAATCACCCGGATTTCCAGTTCTTTGCTTCACATGGAATGTACCACAAGTGA
- the LOC123204343 gene encoding uncharacterized protein LOC123204343, which yields MNNLLHCIVFTVFCISVFIPSSYCNDKQFEECSSIYPFSCGASFELNIFYPFWGYGRPRRCGRAEFELTCEEGSIHPVLKYSPQKLRVLGINTTDQTVTILRKDLPRNFSSCFDRAEVSVEFDRFLHSYSSNVRNLSLFYNCTDETQLGPYNYTCHQQGSEERRGFYTIDDVPEYFLNITDTVTCSEVTKVPIQLDIDSFLKLAPPGNLECLREILDRGLEVKYDAKNGFCSACQLSGGICGSSESNPGEFVCLCRDKPHRLTCPGNEAQISLNLGSGIASAIIGMTIMSIIICICRRKKMSSNMLNFFPKDMTKNDKDIEAFIRDYGSLAPKRYSFLEVKRMTNSFKDKLGQGGYGGVYKGKSLDGNIVAVKLLNASKGNGLEFINEVISITRTSHVNVVRLLGFCLEGNEKALIYEFMKNGSLEKFIYNEKNLQASQCLEWERMYEIAIGIARGLEYLHRGCSTRILHFDIKPHNILLDENLCPKISDFGLAKLCLNKESIVSMLEARGTIGYIAPEVFMRNFGEVSHKSDVYSYGMMILEMVGGRKSQDIEGALHSSEKYFPHWIYKHVEQGKELKWHGANNSEKNEIAKKMIIVGLWCIQTRPSNRPSINKVLDLLQASSEDLPIPPEPFESSPPRLQVFSSTISMCIAYSLDSASDDDSHYYSFAGFGEELFKNYSCKSFVYASLNVETGADLWEMNYIEILKMGFHHLFRRKRWWKIFLVHFSSTLNNLIRKFDIYTSHISPTRSYLSLTMNNLLHCIVFTVFCISVFIPSSHCNDKRFEECSRIYPFSCGASVELNIFYPFWGYGRPRRCGRAEFELTCEEGTIHPVLKYSPQKLQVLGINTTDQTLTILRKDLPWNFSSCFDRAENSVEFDRFLYSYSSNVRNLSLFYNCTDDTQLGPHNYICRQQGREEKKGFYTIDDEPEIFPNYTDTVTCSEVTKVPIQLDINALLKSGPRGNLEWLGEILDRGLEVKYDAKNGLCSECQLSGGLCGSSESNPGEFVCLCREKPHILTCPGKGHEAQISLNLGSAISSAIIGMTIMSIIICICRKKKMSSNMSNFLSKDMTKNDKDIEAFIRDYGSLAPKRYSFSEVERMTNSFKDKLGQGGYGGVYKGKSLDGNIVAVKLLNASKGNGQEFINEVISISRTSHVNVVRLLGFCLEGNEKALIYEFMVNGSLEKFIYNEKNLQSSQCLGWEKMYEIAIGITRGLEYLHRGCSTRILHFDIKPHNILLDENLCPKISDFGLAKLCLNKESIVSMLEARGTIGYIAPEVFMRNFGEVSHKSDVYSYGMMILEMVGGRKSQDAEGALHSSEMYFPHWIYKHLEQGKELKWHGVNNNEENEIAKKMIIVGLWCIQTRPSDRPSMNKVLDLLQASSEDLPIPPEPFLSSPPRLRVFSSTTSIS from the exons ATGAACAATCTTCTCCACTGCATCGTTTTCACAGTCTTCTGCATCTCAGTCTTCATCCCTTCATCTTACTGTAACGATAAGCAGTTCGAGGAATGCAGCAGCATCTACCCTTTCTCATGTGGGGCGAGTTTTGAGCTGaatatattttatcctttctGGGGATACGGCCGGCCTCGGAGGTGCGGTCGAGCTGAATTCGAGCTCACATGTGAAGAAGGCAGTATTCACCCTGTGCTAAAATATTCACCCCAAAAGCTTCGAGTTTTAGGCATCAACACAACTGATCAAACTGTGACAATTTTAAGAAAAGATCTCCCTCGGaacttttcttcttgttttgacAGAGCCGAAGTTAGCGTCGAATTCGACCGATTTCTCCACAGCTACAGCTCAAACGTTCGAAACCTGAGCTTATTCTATAACTGCACTGATGAAACCCAACTGGGTCCATATAATTATACTTGCCATCAACAGGGAAGTGAAGAGAGGAGGGGCTTTTACACCATTGATGACGTGCCGGAGTATTTTCTAAATATTACCGATACTGTGACATGTAGCGAGGTTACAAAAGTACCCATTCAGCTCGATATTGACTCTTTCCTTAAGCTTGCACCTCCTGGGAACCTGGAATGTTTGAGAGAAATTTTAGATAGGGGATTAGAAGTCAAGTACGATGCGAAGAACGGATTCTGTTCGGCGTGCCAATTGTCCGGTGGGATATGCGGATCCAGTGAGTCGAATCCGGGGGAATTTGTGTGCCTTTGCCGTGATAAACCTCACCGTCTTACTTGTCCTG GCAATGAAGCACAAATCAGTTTGAACCTAGGTTCAG GCATTGCTTCTGCAATAATCGGAATGACCATCATGAGTATAATCATCTGCATATGCAGAAGGAAGAAAATGTCatcaaatatgttaaatttctttCCCAAGGATATGACAAAGAATGATAAAGATATTGAGGCCTTCATTCGAGATTATGGATCTTTGGCTCCAAAAAGATACAGCTTCTTAGAAGTTAAGAGGATGACAAACTCATTTAAAGATAAGCTAGGCCAAGGAGGTTATGGTGGTGTGTACAAAGGGAAGTCATTAGATGGAAATATTGTAGCAGTGAAGCTCTTAAATGCTTCCAAAGGGAATGGCCTAGAATTCATTAACGAAGTTATAAGCATTACTCGAACATCTCATGTTAATGTTGTCAGACTACTGGGTTTTTGCTTAGAGGGCAACGAGAAAGCTCTTATCTATGAATTCATGAAGAATGGTTCTCTAGAAAAATTCATATACAACGAGAAAAATTTGCAAGCTAGTCAATGTTTAGAATGGGAAAGAATGTATGAAATTGCCATCGGAATAGCTCGAGGATTAGAGTACTTACATCGTGGTTGCAGCACAAGAATtttgcattttgatataaaacctCACAACATTCTTCTTGATGAAAATCTATGTCCAAAGATCTCTGATTTTGGCCTTGCAAAATTATGCCTTAACAAGGAGAGCATTGTGTCGATGTTAGAGGCTAGGGGGACAATTGGGTATATTGCTCCAGAAGTATTTATGCGAAACTTCGGAGAAGTTTCACATAAGTCCGATGTTTACAGTTACGGAATGATGATCCTAGAGATGGTTGGAGGAAGAAAGAGCCAAGATATTGAAGGTGCTCTTCATTCCAGTGAAAAGTATTTTCCGCATTGGATTTACAAGCATGTTGAGCAAGGCAAAGAGTTAAAATGGCATGGGGCTAACAACagtgagaaaaatgaaattgcgaAGAAGATGATTATTGTTGGCTTATGGTGCATACAAACACGACCATCGAATAGGCCATCCATAAATAAGGTATTAGACTTGTTACAAGCAAGTTCTGAAGACTTGCCAATTCCACCTGAGCCTTTTGAATCTTCTCCTCCTAGATTACAAGTATTTTCTTCGACTATATCTATGT GCATTGCTTATTCTTTAGACTCTGCAAGTGATGATGATTCTCACTACTATTCTTTTGCCGGTTTTGGCGAGGAATTGTTTAAGAATTATTCCTGCAAGTCCTTCGTCTACGCCTCCCTGAATGTCGAAACCGGCGCCGATCTGTGGGAAATGAATTACATTGAAATTCTGAAGATGGG TTTCCACCATCTCTTTCGACGAAAGAGATGGTGGAAAATTTTCCTTGTCCATTTCTCCTCAACTCTGAATAAtcttataagaaaatttgacatatataCATCCCATATCTCACCAACTCGCTCTTATCTCTCCCTAACAATGAACAATCTTCTCCACTGCATCGTTTTCACAGTCTTCTGCATCTCAGTCTTCATCCCTTCATCTCATTGTAACGATAAGCGGTTCGAGGAATGCAGCCGCATCTACCCTTTCTCATGTGGGGCGAGTGTTGAGCTGaatatattttatcctttctGGGGATACGGCCGGCCTCGGAGGTGCGGTCGAGCTGAATTCGAGCTCACATGTGAAGAAGGCACTATTCACCCTGTGCTAAAATATTCACCCCAAAAGCTTCAAGTTTTAGGCATCAACACAACTGATCAAACTTTGACAATTTTAAGAAAAGATCTCCCTTGGaacttttcttcttgttttgacAGAGCCGAAAATAGCGTCGAATTCGACCGATTTCTCTACAGCTACAGCTCAAACGTTCGAAACCTGAGCTTATTCTATAACTGCACCGATGATACCCAACTGGGTCCACATAATTACATTTGCCGTCAACAGGGACGCGAAGAGAAGAAGGGCTTTTACACCATTGATGACGAGCCGGAGATTTTTCCAAATTATACCGATACTGTGACATGTAGCGAGGTTACAAAAGTCCCCATTCAGCTCGATATTAATGCACTGCTTAAGTCTGGACCTCGTGGGAACCTGGAATGGCTGGGAGAAATTTTAGATAGGGGGTTAGAAGTGAAGTATGATGCAAAGAACGGACTCTGTTCGGAGTGCCAATTGTCCGGTGGGTTATGCGGATCCAGTGAGTCGAATCCGGGGGAATTTGTGTGCCTTTGCCGTGAGAAACCTCACATTCTTACCTGTCCTGGTAAAG GCCATGAAGCGCAAATCAGTTTGAACCTGGGTTCAG CCATTAGTTCTGCAATAATTGGAATGACTATCATGAGTATAATCATCTGCATatgcagaaagaagaaaatgtcatcaaatatgtcaaattTCCTTTCCAAGGATATGACAAAGAATGATAAAGATATTGAGGCCTTCATTCGAGATTATGGATCCCTAGCTCCCAAAAGATACAGCTTCTCAGAAGTTGAGAGGATGACAAACTCATTTAAAGATAAGCTAGGCCAAGGCGGTTATGGTGGTGTGTACAAAGGGAAGTCATTGGATGGAAATATTGTAGCAGTGAAGCTCCTAAATGCCTCCAAAGGGAATGGTCAAGAATTCATTAATGAAGTTATAAGCATTAGTCGAACATCTCATGTTAATGTTGTTAGACTACTGGGGTTTTGCTTAGAGGGCAACGAGAAGGCTCTTATCTATGAATTCATGGTGAATGGTTCCTTGGAAAAATTCATATACAATGAGAAAAATTTGCAGTCTAGTCAATGTTTAGGATGGGAAAAAATGTATGAAATCGCTATCGGAATAACTCGAGGATTAGAGTACTTGCATCGTGGTTGCAGCACAAGAATtttgcattttgatataaagcCTCACAACATTCTTCTTGATGAAAATCTGTGTCCAAAGATCTCTGATTTTGGCCTTGCAAAATTATGCCTCAACAAAGAGAGCATTGTGTCGATGTTAGAGGCTAGGGGGACAATTGGGTATATTGCTCCAGAAGTATTTATGCGAAACTTTGGAGAAGTTTCACATAAATCTGATGTTTACAGCTACGGAATGATGATCCTAGAGATGGTTGGAGGAAGAAAGAGCCAAGATGCTGAAGGTGCTCTTCATTCCAGTGAAATGTATTTTCCACATTGGATTTACAAGCATCTTGAGCAAGGCAAAGAGTTAAAATGGCATGGAGTTAATAACAATGAGGAAAATGAAATTGCAAAGAAGATGATTATTGTTGGTTTATGGTGCATACAGACACGACCATCGGATAGGCCATCCATGAATAAGGTCTTAGACCTTTTACAAGCAAGTTCTGAAGACTTGCCAATTCCACCTGAGCCTTTTTTATCTTCTCCTCCTAGATTGCGAGTATTTTCTTCAACTACATCTATATCATGA
- the LOC123204342 gene encoding LEAF RUST 10 DISEASE-RESISTANCE LOCUS RECEPTOR-LIKE PROTEIN KINASE-like 1.2: MQAKLCLNKESIVSMLEARGTIEYIAPEVFMRNFEKVSHKSDVYSYGMMILEMVGGRKSQDIEGALHSSEKYFPHWIYKHVEQGKELKWHGANNSEENEIAKKMIIVGLWCIQTRPSNRPSINKVLDLLHAIVDSKFEACEPKTCVHLIIKYPFWISGEQESFCGYPNFEITCNDQKSVFNISSEDIIKDIFYENSSLRLANSIAYEDSCPTPLYNFSLNRTPFSFFSSDEDLSFWYNCPENPPAGIAYPLDCASDDDSHYYSFAGFGEELFKNYSCKSFVYASLNVETGADLWEMNNTEILKMGFLLNWTAHSCSNCEASGGRCGFDNDQFVCFAKIKLITKHAMIVNLSEIYSCFLFLLSMFLIICMNL; this comes from the exons ATGCAGGCAAAATTATGCCTCAACAAAGAGAGCATTGTGTCGATGTTAGAGGCTAGGGGGACAATTGAGTATATTGCTCCAGAAGTATTTATGCGAAACTTCGAAAAAGTTTCACATAAGTCTGATGTTTACAGCTACGGAATGATGATCCTAGAGATGGTTGGAGGAAGAAAGAGCCAAGATATTGAAGGTGCTCTTCATTCCAGTGAAAAGTATTTTCCGCATTGGATTTATAAGCATGTTGAGCAAGGCAAAGAGTTAAAATGGCATGGGGCTAACAATAGTGAGGAAAATGAAATTGCGAAGAAGATGATTATTGTTGGCTTATGGTGCATACAAACACGACCATCGAATAGGCCATCCATAAATAAGGTATTAGACTTGTTACATGCAA TTGTTGACTCAAAATTTGAGGCCTGTGAACCCAAAACTTGCGTCCACCTCATTATAAAGTACCCCTTTTGGATTTCCGGTGAGCAGGAGTCTTTCTGCGGCTATCCCAATTTTGAAATCACCTGCAATGACCAAAAATCTGTGTTCAACATTTCATCTGAAGACATCATCAAAGATATCTTCTATGAAAATAGCTCACTTCGTTTAGCCAATTCGATAGCCTATGAGGACTCATGTCCAACTCCTCTttacaatttttctcttaatcGAACTCCATTCAGTTTTTTCTCCTCTGATGAAGATCTTTCCTTCTGGTACAATTGCCCCGAGAACCCACCTGCAGGCATTGCTTATCCTTTAGACTGTGCAAGTGATGATGATTCTCACTACTATTCTTTTGCTGGTTTCGGCGAGGAATTGTTTAAGAATTATTCCTGCAAGTCCTTCGTTTACGCCTCCCTGAATGTCGAAACCGGCGCCGATCTGTGGGAAATGAATAACACTGAAATTCTGAAGATGGGGTTCCTCTTGAATTGGACTGCACATAGTTGCAGCAATTGTGAGGCCAGTGGTGGGCGATGTGGGTTCGATAATGATCAATTCGTTTGCTTTGCCAAGATAAAACTCATCACAAAACATGCCATGATAGTAAATTTATCAGAAATTTATTCgtgtttcttgtttcttctaTCCATGTTCTTGATTATTTGCAtgaacttataa
- the LOC123204722 gene encoding non-specific lipid-transfer protein 2-like, whose protein sequence is MAPLTRTHKYKRAFDHPSLLKMKASYAAICSLLVLLLMAEAQVSVAVTCSPTELSSCVSAITSKTPPSKLCCSKIKEQKPCLCQYLKNPNLRKFVNTPNARNVASTCGTPFPKC, encoded by the coding sequence ATGGCACCACTCACAAGAACACACAAATACAAGAGAGCATTTGACCACCCAAGCTTACTGAAAATGAAGGCCTCATATGCAGCAATTTGCTCTCTTCTAGTGCTGCTACTTATGGCTGAAGCTCAGGTTTCAGTGGCAGTGACATGCAGCCCAACAGAGCTGAGCTCCTGTGTGAGTGCCATCACATCTAAAACCCCGCCATCTAAGCTATGCTGCAGCAAGATCAAGGAGCAAAAGCCTTGTCTCTGCCAGTATCTCAAGAACCCAAACCTGAGGAAGTTTGTTAATACTCCAAATGCAAGGAATGTTGCCAGCACTTGTGGCACTCCCTTCCCAAAGTGCTAG
- the LOC123204720 gene encoding kinesin-like protein NACK1, giving the protein MTVRTPGTPASKMEKATPVSTPGGPKAREEKIVVTVRLRPLNKREQLAKDQAAWECVDDHTIVHRPPPQERVPQPASFTFDKVFAPACLTETVYEGVKNVALSALMGINATIFAYGQTSSGKTYTMRGITEKAVNDIYNHIMNTPERDFTIKISGLEIYNENVRDLLNSEPGRNLKLLDDPEKGTVVEKLVEERANNDQHLRHLISICEAQRQVGETALNDTSSRSHQIIRLTIESTLRENSDCVRSFVATLNFVDLAGSERASQTHTDGARLREGCHINLSLMTLTTVIRKLSVGKRSGHIPYRDSKLTRILQHSLGGNARTAIICTLSPALSHFEQSRNTLFFATRAKEVTNNAHVNMIVSDKQLVKHLQKEVARLEAELRSPDPSKEKDLKIQQMEMEMEELRRQRDMAQSQVDELRKKLQEDQQALNPVELPCPSVKKCLSYSDAWSPKLDGKELGRGDRTRKMMLRQSMRQSSAAPFTLMHEIRKLEHLQEQLGAEANRALEVLQKEVACHRLGNQDAAETIAKLQAEIREMRSVKIDREEFEVGSVIAPNKSVSANLKEEITRLHSQGSTIANLEEQLENVQKSIDKLVMSLPSNSIQQSDSEVLPKAKNQSKKKKLLPLAASNVVNRQNFIRSPCSPLSTSRQILDSEIENRAPDNDDMVSSETVQQYEKETPTKSEESGDVSSKEGTTGYRRSSSVNMKKMQKMFQNAAEENVRSIRAYVTELKERVAKLQYQKQLLVCQVLEMEANEAAGYNVEDEENTIEPQEPQVAWHITFKEQRQLIIELWDVCFVSIVHRTQFYLLFKGDPADQIYMEVELRRLTWLQQHLSELGNASPAHVGGEHTISLASSVRALRREREFLAKRLTSHLTEDERDSLYMKWNVPLEGKQRKLQFVNKLWTDPHDAKHIQESAEIVAKLVGFCEGSNMPKEMFELNFALPTDKRPWIMGWNNISNLLHL; this is encoded by the exons ATGACGGTGAGGACTCCAGGAACCCCAGCTTCAAAGATGGAGAAGGCGACACCTGTGTCGACACCTGGGGGACCAAAAGCAAGGGAAGAGAAGATTGTGGTTACTGTAAGGTTAAGGCCTCTTAATAAAAGGGAACAATTAGCCAAAGACCAAGCGGCTTGGGAGTGTGTTGATGATCACACTATTGTGCATAGACCACCGCCTCAAGAACGCGTGCCTCAACCTGCTTCTTTTACATTTG ATAAAGTATTTGCGCCTGCCTGTTTGACTGAAACTGTATATGAAGGAGTGAAGAATGTTGCTTTGTCTGCTTTAATGGGCATTAATG CTACTATATTTGCATATGGGCAAACCAGCAGTGGGAAGACATATACAATGAGAGGAATAACAGAGAAAGCTGTTAATGACATCTATAACCATATAATGAAT ACCCCTGAGAGAGATTTCACAATCAAGATTTCTGGACTAGAAATCTATAATGAGAATGTCAGAGACTTGTTAAATTCGGAACCTGGCCGTAATCTCAAGCTTTTAGACGATCCAGAG AAAGGTACTGTGGTTGAGAAGTTAGTGGAGGAAAGAGCAAATAATGATCAGCACTTACGACATCTGATCAGTATTTGTGAAG CCCAAAGGCAAGTTGGTGAAACTGCTCTGAATGATACTAGCTCTCGGTCACACCAAATAATAAGGCTG ACCATAGAAAGTACACTCCGAGAAAATTCAGATTGTGTGAGATCGTTTGTTGCAACCTTG AACTTTGTCGATTTAGCTGGAAGTGAACGAGCCTCACAGACGCATACAGATGGTGCTAGGCTCAGGGAAGGCTGCCATATTAACCTTAGCTTGATGACTCTTACTACTGTAATCAGAAAGCTCAG TGTTGGAAAAAGAAGTGGCCATATTCCCTATCGAGACTCAAAGCTTACTCGTATATTACAACACTCTCTTGGTGGGAATGCACGTACTGCCATCATTTGCACTTTAAGTCCAGCTCTAAGCCATTTTGAGCAATCTCGAAATACTCTCTTTTTTGCCACCCGAGCAAAAGAAGTGACAAATAATGCACATGTGAATATG ATTGTTTCAGACAAGCAACTAGTGAAACATCTGCAGAAAGAAGTAGCAAGATTGGAAGCAGAGCTGCGCTCGCCTGATCCATCAAAGGAAAAAGATCTGAAAATTCAGCAG ATGGAGATGGAAATGGAAGAACTAAGAAGACAAAGAGATATGGCGCAATCTCAGGTGGATGAGTTACGCAAAAAACTTCAGGAAGATCAGCAG GCTTTAAACCCGGTAGAATTACCCTGCCCATCTGTGAAGAAATGTCTCTCTTACTCTGATGCATGGTCACCAAAACTTGATGGCAAGGAGCTTGGCCGTGGTGATAGAACAAGGAAAATGATGTTAAGGCAGTCTATGAGGCAATCCTCAGCTGCTCCTTTCACTCTGATGCATGAAATCCGCAAGCTTGAACACCTCCAGGAACAGCTTGGAGCTGAAGCAAACCGAGCTCTTGAAGTGCTACAAAAGGAAGTAGCTTGTCACAGACTGGGTAATCAAGATGCAGCTGAGACAATTGCTAAGCTGCAGGCAGAAATAAGGGAAATGCGTTCTGTTAAAATTGATAGAGAGGAATTTGAAGTTGGAAGTGTAATTGCTCCTAACAAGAGTGTTAGTGCTAACCTCAAGGAAGAAATAACAAGACTTCATTCACAGGGTAGCACCATTGCTAATCTTGAGGAGCAACTGGAAAATGTTCAGAAGTCCATAGATAAACTAGTAATGTCTCTTCCAAGCAATAGTATTCAACAATCTGACAGTGAGGTGCTTCCCAAAGCTAAGAatcaatcaaaaaagaaaaaattacttCCTCTAGCTGCAAGTAATGTTGTCAATCGGCAAAATTTTATAAGATCTCCTTGCTCTCCTCTATCAACATCTCGGCAAATTTTGGATTCTGAGATTGAAAATAGAGCTCCAGATAATGATGACATGGTATCCAGTGAGACTGTGCAACAATATGAGAAAGAGACTCCCACAAAGAGTGAGGAAAGTGGAGATGTATCATCAAAGGAAGGCACTACAGGTTATCGGCGTTCAAGTTCAGTTAATATGAAGAAAATGCAGAAGATGTTTCAGAATGCAGCTGAGGAGAATGTAAGAAGCATAAGAGCATATGTAACAGAACTAAAAGAGCGTGTGGCAAAACTGCAATACCAAAAACAGCTACTTGTTTGCCAG GTGCTTGAGATGGAAGCAAATGAAGCAGCTGGATACAATGTGGAGGATGAAGAGAATACAATTGAGCCACAGGAACCCCAAGTTGCATGGCATATAACTTTTAAGGAGCAAAGGCAGCTTATAATTGAGTTATGGGATGTCTGCTTTGTCTCCATTGTTCACAGGACACAGTTTTATTTGTTATTCAAGGGAGATCCGGCTGATCAAATATACATGGAAGTGGAGCTTAGGCGCCTCACTTGGTTGCAGCAGCATTTGTCAGAACTAGGAAATGCAAGCCCAGCTCATGTGGGAGGCGAACACACCATCTCTCTTGCATCAAG TGTTAGAGCATTGAGGCGAGAAAGGGAGTTCCTTGCCAAGAGGCTGACCTCGCATTTGACAGAAGACGAGAGAGATTCATTGTATATGAAATGGAATGTTCCGCTTGAAGGGAAACAGAGAAAACTGCAGTTTGTTAACAAGCTTTGGACAGATCCTCATGATGCCAAGCATATACAGGAGAGTGCTGAGATAGTGGCAAAGCTTGTAGGATTTTGTGAAGGGAGCAACATGCCAAAGGAGATGTTTGAGCTCAATTTTGCTTTACCAACAGATAAGAGGCCATGGATAATGGGCTGGAACAATATTTCAAACCTTCTACATTTGTGA